The nucleotide sequence GGGCCCCTTGCGGGCGACCGGCGGCGTCCGGATCGCGGTCGATGGCGGGCTCGATCTGGTCGCCGAGGCCGGCACCGTGGTGGTGCCGGGCTGGCGCGGAGCCGCGGCGCCGGTGCCGGAGGCCCTCTGCGGGGCCCTGCGGGCCGCCGCCGCCCGGGGCGCCCGGGTGATCTCACTGTGCTCGGGCGCCTTCGTGCTCGCCGCGGCCGGCCTCCTCGCGGGCCGGCGCGCCACCACGCACTGGCGCTATCTCGATGCCCTGGGGCGGGCCGCACCGGACGCCGTGCTGGTGCCGGACGTGCTCTACGTGGACGAGGGCACGATCCTCACCGCCGCCGGCAGCGCGGCCGGCATCGACCTCTGTCTGCACCTCGTGCGGCGGGATTTCGGGTGGGAGGCGGCCAACATCGTGGCGCGCCGGCTCGTGGTGCCGCCCCACCGGGAAGGCGGACAGACCCAGCGCGTCGAGCGGCCGGTGCCGACCGCACGCGAGGGCGCGCGCCTCTCGCCGCTCCTCGACCGGGTCCGGACCCGGCTCGACCGGCCGCACACCCTGGCCTCGCTCGCCGCCGAGGCCGGGATGAGCCCGCGCACCTTCCTGCGCCGCTTCCGCGCCGCGACCGGCACGACGCCGGCCGCGTGGCTGCTCTCCGAGCGGCTGGCGAGCGCGCGTGCCCTCCTGGAGTCCGGCGCCCGGCCGATCGACGACATCGCCGCCGCCTGCGGCTTCGGCAGCGCGGCGACCCTGCGGCGTCACTTCCGGACGCGGCTCGGCACGAGCCCGGCCCGCTACCGGGCCGGGCAGGCCGTCCTCTGACGACCGGAGTGGAGCCGGTAGGCTGGACGCGCGCGAGCCCGATCTTTCGAATCCGTGACCGTTCGATCGCTTCGTGAGAGCCCCGGCCTCTGGATAGCGGGGATGAATCCCGCTCTGGCGCAGGTCGGCACGGACCGGCGGGCGGCCGCTTAAAGGTCGATTCACGCCGGTCTCGTTAGCCTGCGGTTACCCAAGTTGCGTACCCGAAGTGCCATGCCCCCATCCGTCGAGAATGCGCCGGACCTGTCCGGGCTCATCGAACTGTCGCGCGTCGCGCATCTCGACCTGAAACCCGTGGTTCTGCGGGTTCAGACGGACCTGTTCGTGCAGGCGGAGCGGCGGGACCGGGCGGAGCGGGAATCCTTCGAAGCGCTGGCCTGCGGCCTGATCCCGACGGTGGACGAGGACACGGCGCTGATCGTGGCCGAGAAGCTCGCGGGCTTTCCGGGCACGCCGGAGGCGGTTCTCGTCGCGCTCGCGAGCCGGGGCGGGCCCGTGCGCGATGCGGTGGTGGCGGGTGCACCCACGCTCACGCCCCGCCTGCTCGATGCGGCGCTGGGCGACGGGGCGGACCTCGCGGCCGCCATCGCGGCCCGGCCAGGGCTCGATCGCGCCACGATCGAGGACCTGATCGGCCGCGATGACCCCGTGATCGACCGGGCGCTCGCCGCCAATACGGGCATCGTGCTGCAGGCCTCGGCCGCCGCCCGCCTTGTCGCGCGTGGCCGGACGCAGGCCGATCTCGGCCGCCTGCTGCTCGCCCGGCCCGATCTCTCGGCGGCCGAGATGGCTCCGCTCTATCTCCACGCCGATCCGGTCCGCCGCGAGGCGATCCGCGAGAGTGTCGAGGCGACCGCGGCCCTGCGCCCCTGCCCGCCCCCACCCCGCGGGGCCGGCACGGAACTGACCGGCCTCTCAGCGGCCCACGACGTCACCGGCTTCATCGGCGCGCTGGCCGGGATGCTCGGCCTGCCGCGCGACTTCCTCGCCGCCTCGCCGGATCCGAGCACCCGCTACGACCTGATCACCCTGTGCCTGCGCGCGGCCGACCTGCACGAGGAGGAGGCGGTCTACGTCTTCCTGACCCTGAACGAGGGCGTGGCCCGCTCGGCCGAGCGCGTCTTCGATCTCGTGCGCCTGTTCCGCACGGTGAGCCGGACGGCGGCCCGCGACCTGATCTCGGCCATCACCGACAGGCCGCTGCGCGAGCGCGGCGGCCCGGCCGAAGCCTACCAGCCCCACCACGCACCCGAGAGCCAGAAGATCCGCACGGCCGCGACCGAGCGCCCGGCGCTCAGGCCCGCTTTGCCCGGCCGGGCGCGGATGAGTTCCTGAGGGCCTGCGGGCCTCACGGATCCACTGCCGTCACGCTCCCTCGCCCCCCTGCTGCGGGGGGGGAGGAGCGCGGCCCTCAACCCAGCAGCCGCTCGAACAGCGCCCGCACCGACCGCCGCTCCTCCTCCAGTTGCGCCGTCAGCGTGCGAGCGTCCGGCAGCCCGGCCGCCACCGCGATCCGGCCGAGGACGGCGGGCGGCGGATCGG is from Methylobacterium radiodurans and encodes:
- the ftrA gene encoding transcriptional regulator FtrA — its product is MPNALPDRRVVALAYDELCTFEFGIAVEVFGLERPEMGPDWYRFAVAGVEPGPLRATGGVRIAVDGGLDLVAEAGTVVVPGWRGAAAPVPEALCGALRAAAARGARVISLCSGAFVLAAAGLLAGRRATTHWRYLDALGRAAPDAVLVPDVLYVDEGTILTAAGSAAGIDLCLHLVRRDFGWEAANIVARRLVVPPHREGGQTQRVERPVPTAREGARLSPLLDRVRTRLDRPHTLASLAAEAGMSPRTFLRRFRAATGTTPAAWLLSERLASARALLESGARPIDDIAAACGFGSAATLRRHFRTRLGTSPARYRAGQAVL
- a CDS encoding DUF2336 domain-containing protein translates to MPPSVENAPDLSGLIELSRVAHLDLKPVVLRVQTDLFVQAERRDRAERESFEALACGLIPTVDEDTALIVAEKLAGFPGTPEAVLVALASRGGPVRDAVVAGAPTLTPRLLDAALGDGADLAAAIAARPGLDRATIEDLIGRDDPVIDRALAANTGIVLQASAAARLVARGRTQADLGRLLLARPDLSAAEMAPLYLHADPVRREAIRESVEATAALRPCPPPPRGAGTELTGLSAAHDVTGFIGALAGMLGLPRDFLAASPDPSTRYDLITLCLRAADLHEEEAVYVFLTLNEGVARSAERVFDLVRLFRTVSRTAARDLISAITDRPLRERGGPAEAYQPHHAPESQKIRTAATERPALRPALPGRARMSS